A single window of Fusobacterium periodonticum 1_1_41FAA DNA harbors:
- a CDS encoding FAD-dependent oxidoreductase, which translates to MEKIYDMIIIGGGPAGLSAGIYGGRAKLDVLVVEKENKGGQISLTSEVVNYPGILEISGTELMTQTRKQAEGFGVNFVQGEVVDMDFTKDIKTIKTKDAEYSALSVVIATGAAPRKLGFPGEQEFTGRGVAYCATCDGEFFTGMDIFVIGAGFAAAEEAMFLTKYGKSVTIIAREPDFTCAKSIGDKVKAHPKITTKFNTELIELTGDMKPTAAKFKNNVTGEITEYKAKVGETFGVFVFVGYAPSSQIFKGHIEIGEGGFIPTNEDLMTNVKGVFAVGDIRPKRLRQVVTAVADGAIAATSIEKYVHDLREELGLKKEEKEEQKTTSIKTEKEQFLDDDLKQQLVTVVDRFENPVEIVVFKNPAIEESLAIEEAVKDIASIAPEKLKFSSYNEGENKELEAKVKVERTPTIAVLDKDGNFSGLKYSSLPSGHELNSFILGLYNVAGPGQKVTPESLEKIEKIDKPVNIKIGISLSCTKCPKTVQATQRIATLNKNIEMEMINIFTFQDFKNRYDIMSVPAIIVDDQHVYFGEKTVEDMLEIINK; encoded by the coding sequence ATGGAAAAAATTTATGATATGATTATTATAGGTGGAGGACCTGCTGGTCTATCTGCTGGAATATATGGTGGAAGAGCAAAATTAGATGTTTTAGTTGTAGAAAAAGAAAATAAAGGTGGACAAATAAGTCTAACTAGTGAAGTTGTAAACTATCCAGGTATATTAGAAATCTCTGGAACTGAGCTTATGACTCAAACTAGAAAACAAGCTGAAGGTTTTGGAGTTAATTTTGTACAAGGTGAAGTTGTAGATATGGACTTTACTAAAGATATAAAAACTATTAAAACTAAAGATGCTGAATATTCAGCACTAAGTGTTGTAATAGCAACAGGGGCAGCACCTAGAAAATTAGGTTTCCCTGGAGAACAAGAATTTACAGGAAGAGGAGTTGCTTATTGTGCAACTTGTGATGGAGAATTCTTTACAGGAATGGATATATTTGTTATTGGAGCAGGATTTGCTGCTGCAGAAGAAGCTATGTTCTTAACAAAATATGGAAAATCTGTAACAATAATAGCAAGAGAACCTGATTTTACTTGTGCTAAATCTATAGGAGATAAAGTAAAAGCACATCCAAAAATTACAACTAAATTCAATACTGAATTAATTGAATTAACAGGAGACATGAAACCAACTGCTGCTAAATTTAAAAATAATGTAACAGGAGAAATCACTGAGTACAAAGCAAAAGTTGGAGAAACATTTGGAGTATTCGTATTCGTTGGATACGCTCCTTCAAGCCAAATATTCAAAGGACATATTGAAATAGGAGAAGGTGGATTCATACCTACTAATGAAGATTTAATGACTAATGTTAAAGGAGTATTTGCAGTAGGAGATATCAGACCTAAGAGATTAAGACAAGTTGTAACAGCTGTTGCTGATGGAGCTATCGCTGCTACAAGTATAGAAAAATATGTTCATGACTTAAGAGAAGAATTAGGACTTAAGAAAGAAGAAAAAGAAGAACAAAAAACAACATCTATTAAAACAGAAAAAGAACAATTCTTAGATGATGATTTAAAACAACAATTAGTAACAGTTGTTGATAGATTTGAAAATCCAGTAGAAATAGTAGTTTTCAAAAATCCTGCTATCGAAGAGTCTCTAGCTATTGAAGAAGCAGTAAAAGATATAGCTTCTATAGCTCCTGAAAAATTAAAATTCTCTTCATACAATGAAGGAGAAAACAAAGAATTAGAAGCTAAGGTAAAAGTTGAAAGAACTCCTACTATAGCTGTTTTAGATAAAGATGGAAACTTCTCTGGTTTAAAATATTCAAGTTTACCAAGTGGACATGAATTAAACTCTTTCATATTAGGACTATACAATGTTGCAGGACCAGGACAAAAAGTTACTCCTGAAAGCTTAGAAAAAATTGAAAAAATTGATAAACCAGTAAATATTAAAATTGGAATTTCATTGTCTTGTACTAAGTGTCCAAAGACAGTTCAAGCAACTCAAAGAATTGCAACTTTAAATAAAAATATTGAAATGGAAATGATAAATATCTTCACTTTCCAAGATTTCAAAAATAGATATGATATTATGAGTGTACCTGCTATTATAGTAGATGACCAACATGTTTATTTTGGAGAAAAAACAGTTGAAGATATGTTAGAAATTATAAATAAATAA